In Kwoniella newhampshirensis strain CBS 13917 chromosome 4, whole genome shotgun sequence, one DNA window encodes the following:
- a CDS encoding septum formation protein Maf, whose product MSRPNPVAPTALSLPIFKKLANRRIILASASPRRKDILATAGLHPEIVPSTFAEDLPHSRFAGNLADYPIATGAEKAMEVYERLVKENERDPPDLVISADTVVIFPPEKDTAEGGSAHGEVSEVLEKPINKEDQAKILGLMAGRECEVITGVTIVYPSIEAPGFKVHSISCSSLVQFYDNSNEVIQAYVDSEEGLDRAGGFAIQGLGGILIERIDGNYDNCVGFPSAPFWRWLSELDEDGVFDEAWQ is encoded by the exons ATGTCCAGACCGAACCCTGTCGCGCCTACCGCCCTTTCCCTCCCCATCTTCAAGAAGCTCGCCAATCGTCGGATCATCCTCGCATCAGCCAGTCCGAGACGGAAAGATATTCTCGCGACGGCG GGACTACATCCTGAGATTGTACCCTCCACGTTCGCCGAGGATCTTCCACATTCTCGCTTCGCGGGCAATTTGGCCGATTACCCAATAGCCACGGGTgcagagaag GCTATGGAAGTGTACGAGCGATTGGTCAAGGAGAACGAACGTGATCCTCCTGATTTAGTGATTTCTG CCGATACCGTCGTCATTTTCCCCCCGGAGAAAGACACAGCCGAAGGCGGTTCGGCTCACGGCGAAGTGTCTGAAGTCCTCGAAAAGCCAATCAACAAAGAGGATCAG GCGAAGATCCTGGGTTTGATGGCGGGACGAGAATGCGAGGTTATCACGGGTGTTACAATAG TATACCCATCGATCGAAGCACCAGGATTCAAAGTCCA CTCTATCTCATGTTCTTCTCTCGTTCAATTTTACGACAATTCG AACGAGGTCATTCAGGCATATGTCGATTCAGAAGAAGGTTTAGATAGGGCTGGAGGGTTCGCAATTCAG GGACTAGGAGGGATACTCATAGAGCGTATAGATGGGAATTACGACAACTGCGtcgg CTTCCCGTCCGCACCTTTCTGGCGATGGTTATCAGAATTAGACGAGGACGGAGTGTTCGACGAAGCTTGGCAATGA